A genomic segment from Bryobacteraceae bacterium encodes:
- a CDS encoding MBL fold metallo-hydrolase, with protein sequence MGMTIGRRWWIGAGTLGIGAGAAALAAYRVSPSFWRSLPREMQREILLPAHIPNPAAWPDRGLHGAWLGHATVLMKIDGFTIVTDPVFSTHAGFHLGPIKLGVKRLVASALPLAKLPRVDLILLSHAHMDHTDTPSLRALEDKTTRVAVAPSNTDLIRPARYAEVRELRWGASWQAGPVRIQAIEVNHWGARYRTDTHRGYNGYIIEAGRYRVLFAGDTATTGAFRELHSRRGFDFAIMPIGAYNPWIRYHCNPEQAWRMGNEAAADRFVPVHHLTFPLGREPRAEPLDRFLTAAGRAEDRVVVRGIGHQFHLS encoded by the coding sequence ATGGGGATGACGATCGGCCGGCGCTGGTGGATCGGCGCGGGAACACTCGGCATTGGCGCCGGCGCGGCCGCCCTCGCCGCCTACCGCGTATCGCCTTCGTTTTGGCGCAGCCTCCCTCGGGAGATGCAGCGCGAGATTCTGCTGCCTGCGCACATTCCGAACCCGGCCGCATGGCCGGATCGCGGGCTCCACGGCGCATGGCTCGGTCACGCCACCGTGCTGATGAAGATCGACGGGTTCACCATCGTCACGGACCCGGTATTCTCCACTCACGCCGGCTTCCATCTCGGCCCCATCAAGCTCGGCGTAAAACGCCTTGTGGCGTCCGCGCTGCCGCTCGCCAAGCTCCCCCGAGTGGATCTGATCCTGCTCTCCCACGCGCACATGGATCACACCGATACGCCGTCTCTGCGCGCGCTCGAGGACAAGACGACGCGCGTCGCGGTGGCGCCCTCGAACACGGATCTGATCCGGCCCGCGCGCTACGCCGAAGTCCGCGAGCTGCGCTGGGGCGCTTCGTGGCAGGCCGGCCCGGTGAGGATTCAGGCGATCGAGGTGAACCACTGGGGCGCGCGCTACCGCACCGATACGCATCGCGGCTACAACGGCTACATCATTGAGGCCGGCCGCTACCGCGTGCTCTTTGCCGGCGACACGGCGACTACCGGCGCCTTCCGCGAGCTCCACTCGCGCCGCGGTTTCGACTTCGCCATCATGCCCATCGGCGCCTACAACCCCTGGATTCGCTACCACTGCAATCCGGAGCAGGCGTGGCGGATGGGCAACGAAGCCGCTGCGGACCGCTTCGTGCCCGTGCATCACCTCACCTTCCCGCTCGGACGGGAGCCGCGCGCCGAACCGCTCGATCGCTTCCTCACCGCGGCCGGCCGCGCCGAAGATCGCGTGGTTGTTCGCGGCATAGGCCATCAGTTCCACTTGAGCTGA
- a CDS encoding Gfo/Idh/MocA family oxidoreductase — protein sequence MAHLRIGILGRSEEAALHARAWEEANVDVVRFDGNARGTGYFRELSTVLAGKRVSAVSLCVPPPARRALAIDCLENGIHVLSEMPLAGDPDAAQALLDAARVAKIDTRTLLVPATPYRFLPDVELLRGILGGGGLGEIRNFRLTLSSLATRAGNESMHQPLTGAGHLFDAGSHAFDLVRYLFGRPLLVRATRSGGEGLAAAATIRIRMSYPGDAVGDIVLAPHSIASAQPLLTLEGSEGAIEIGWQRSWCAMGGNKRTAIGSGNSWSAAYRRMTSLFGSTIRRGGGSWITLADSYRILELVRMAQESLASGRATELPSLYQGATAA from the coding sequence ATGGCTCACCTACGAATCGGAATTCTCGGTAGATCGGAAGAGGCCGCGCTGCACGCCAGGGCCTGGGAAGAGGCCAACGTCGATGTCGTCCGTTTCGATGGCAACGCCCGGGGCACTGGCTATTTCCGCGAACTGAGCACGGTGCTGGCCGGCAAGCGCGTCAGCGCGGTCAGCCTGTGCGTGCCGCCGCCAGCGCGCCGCGCCCTGGCCATTGATTGCCTCGAAAACGGAATCCACGTTCTCTCGGAGATGCCGCTCGCCGGCGATCCCGATGCCGCGCAGGCGTTGCTCGATGCCGCCCGCGTCGCCAAGATCGATACGCGCACCCTGCTCGTGCCCGCCACACCGTACCGCTTTCTGCCCGATGTCGAACTCCTCAGGGGGATCCTCGGTGGCGGCGGACTCGGCGAAATCCGCAATTTTCGTTTGACTCTCTCCTCCTTAGCGACTCGCGCCGGTAACGAATCCATGCATCAACCTCTTACCGGCGCGGGTCATCTTTTTGACGCGGGGAGTCACGCTTTCGATCTCGTTCGCTATCTCTTTGGCCGGCCGCTGCTCGTGCGGGCCACCCGCTCCGGCGGGGAAGGCCTCGCCGCGGCCGCCACCATTCGCATTCGCATGAGCTACCCCGGTGACGCCGTCGGCGACATCGTCCTCGCGCCGCACTCCATCGCCTCCGCCCAGCCCCTGCTTACCTTGGAGGGTTCCGAGGGCGCAATCGAAATCGGGTGGCAGCGCTCCTGGTGCGCGATGGGAGGAAACAAGCGGACTGCGATCGGCTCAGGAAATTCCTGGTCCGCCGCCTATCGCCGTATGACGAGCCTGTTCGGGTCCACCATCCGCCGAGGCGGAGGCTCCTGGATCACGCTGGCCGACTCCTACCGGATTCTCGAACTGGTCCGCATGGCCCAGGAGTCGCTGGCGAGCGGACGCGCGACGGAGTTGCCGTCGCTCTATCAAGGCGCCACCGCGGCGTAG
- a CDS encoding sulfite oxidase-like oxidoreductase, with amino-acid sequence MNNDKPQPESLAVPAGLASGVVVSPDTRRENRVPPGQSRTRKWPVLDASGTPSFDPAQWKLRVWGLVNENHEWPWAEFLALPRVKVFADFHCVTRWSRLGNLWEGVSTREIVKLCGGLKPEARFALAYGYDRGWTTNMPIDEFLAEDALIAISHDGDPLTPDHGGPARLIVPRLYAWKSAKWLSGLEILPRDQAGFWERNGYHNNGDPWKEERFGWG; translated from the coding sequence ATGAACAACGACAAACCGCAACCCGAATCCCTCGCCGTGCCTGCCGGCCTGGCCTCCGGCGTCGTCGTCAGCCCTGACACCCGGCGCGAAAACCGCGTGCCGCCCGGCCAGTCCCGGACGCGCAAATGGCCCGTGCTCGACGCCAGCGGCACGCCGTCGTTCGATCCCGCCCAATGGAAGCTTCGCGTCTGGGGGCTGGTGAATGAGAACCACGAGTGGCCGTGGGCGGAGTTTCTCGCCCTTCCACGCGTCAAGGTCTTCGCGGATTTCCATTGCGTCACCCGCTGGTCCCGCCTCGGCAATCTGTGGGAAGGCGTTTCCACCCGCGAGATCGTCAAGCTCTGCGGCGGCCTGAAACCAGAAGCGCGGTTCGCGCTGGCCTACGGCTACGATCGGGGCTGGACCACGAACATGCCGATCGACGAGTTCCTCGCCGAAGACGCGCTGATCGCCATCTCGCACGATGGCGACCCGTTGACGCCCGACCACGGCGGCCCTGCCCGGCTCATCGTGCCGCGGCTCTATGCCTGGAAAAGCGCGAAGTGGCTCAGCGGGCTCGAAATTCTCCCGCGCGACCAGGCCGGATTCTGGGAACGCAACGGATACCACAACAACGGCGACCCGTGGAAGGAGGAGCGATTCGGATGGGGATGA
- a CDS encoding NAD-dependent epimerase/dehydratase family protein gives MKAILVTGASGFIGWHVARHLLDRGDRVRVLARQPSRLRDLPGAEILRGDLRDPASLESALAGCGIVFHVAADYRLWAKRPGDLYKSNYHGTRNLLRAARAAGVERFVYTSTVGCIGIPPEGVGDETTPVGFDDMEGDYKRSKFLAEQEALRFAGEGFPVIIVNPTAPVGDHDIKPTPTGRIILDYLKGGMPAYLDTGLNLVDVRDAARGHLLACDQGRPGERYILGAENLTLAQIFGKLEEISGIPAPKTQIPYGVAFAAGLVSTGWAHLTGRQPRAPLDGVRMARKKMFITPAKAVRELGFTATPVEGALRRAVDWFKSHGYC, from the coding sequence GTGAAGGCGATTCTCGTCACCGGCGCTTCGGGGTTCATCGGATGGCATGTGGCTCGTCATCTGCTGGACCGCGGCGACCGTGTTCGCGTCCTCGCCCGCCAGCCTTCCCGCCTGCGCGATCTGCCCGGCGCGGAAATCCTACGCGGCGATCTCCGCGATCCGGCGTCTCTCGAGAGCGCGCTCGCCGGCTGCGGCATCGTCTTTCACGTCGCCGCCGACTACCGCCTTTGGGCCAAGCGTCCCGGAGACCTCTATAAATCGAACTATCACGGAACCCGCAACCTTCTGCGGGCCGCCCGCGCCGCCGGCGTCGAACGGTTCGTCTACACCTCGACGGTGGGTTGCATCGGCATTCCGCCGGAAGGCGTCGGCGACGAAACCACGCCCGTCGGCTTCGACGACATGGAGGGCGACTACAAACGCTCCAAGTTCCTCGCCGAGCAGGAGGCGCTCCGCTTCGCCGGGGAAGGCTTCCCGGTGATCATCGTGAATCCCACCGCGCCCGTCGGCGATCACGATATCAAGCCGACCCCCACCGGCCGTATCATCCTCGACTATCTCAAGGGCGGCATGCCCGCCTATCTCGACACCGGCCTGAATCTCGTCGACGTTCGCGACGCCGCACGCGGACATCTGCTCGCCTGCGATCAGGGCAGGCCGGGCGAGCGATACATCCTCGGCGCGGAGAACCTCACCCTCGCGCAGATTTTCGGAAAGCTCGAAGAGATCAGCGGTATCCCCGCGCCGAAGACGCAAATTCCCTACGGTGTGGCTTTTGCCGCCGGCCTGGTTTCCACCGGCTGGGCGCACCTCACCGGCCGCCAGCCGCGCGCGCCGCTCGACGGAGTCCGCATGGCGCGCAAGAAGATGTTCATCACTCCCGCCAAGGCGGTCCGCGAACTCGGTTTCACGGCGACCCCGGTGGAGGGCGCTCTGCGCCGCGCCGTGGATTGGTTCAAGAGTCATGGATACTGCTAG
- the lpxK gene encoding tetraacyldisaccharide 4'-kinase, which produces MTASFIYFLYRLSQWLLFPFLLAYAAFRCIENPAWRAHFAERLGFVPPAVDVVTPTEAVWLHAVSVGEVVSAVPFIRELQRRLPGVRVFVSVGTVAGRELAEARLHDLAAQVFYLPFDFVFALRRVLRQIRPTVLVVMETEIWPNLWRESARAGAKVLVVNGRISDKAFARYRPLAPLLGSVLAIPERILVQTEIARKRFVALGAPDEKVVHGGNLKYDFSAGDNHPAPDLAAWITAQPATKVWIAASTMPPRQPSDPDEDDVVIDAFEAIAPRFPKLLLVLVPRKPERFDAAAARLAARGIPFTRRTALFPGSAPPRLPSVLLLDTIGELAALFRLAHVVFMGGTLVDRGGHNLLEPAFFEAPVISGKHLENFPEIASEFRAAEAFVEIDSPSALAPAAAGLLADPTRAKIIGARAGKIAHANAGAAARAAAEALRLLDLSVPAPPPPLWRRLALEPFSWIWRAGVALDRAVSRKHRLPRPVISVGGLSMGGSGKTPFAIFAAWMLRRAGKEPAILTRGYRRESTDGVVLQPGEPFDSAATGDEAALLLLSMAGPVAIGADRAALARRILAANPSENIVFLLDDGFQHWPLHRDNDVVLIDTLDPLAGGLFPLGRLRETPSAMRRATAVVLTRCRPGRSYTGLRELIRGLNPKIPVFLSSIVPLAWVHAETGQRAAPDSLRGEPALAFCGLGNPAAFRLSLAETGIGVAAWRVFPDHHRYSSQELEALAQAARLNDAPRLVTTAKDVANLPSGWLAHFDGLELLWLDVELRVENDESLQNLLLY; this is translated from the coding sequence TTGACCGCCAGTTTCATTTACTTCCTCTACCGCCTTTCTCAGTGGCTGCTGTTTCCGTTTCTTCTAGCGTACGCCGCTTTCCGCTGCATCGAAAATCCCGCCTGGCGCGCGCACTTCGCCGAACGACTCGGCTTCGTGCCGCCGGCCGTCGACGTTGTGACGCCAACCGAGGCCGTCTGGTTGCACGCCGTGTCGGTGGGTGAGGTGGTTTCGGCCGTTCCTTTCATTCGTGAACTCCAGCGCCGGCTGCCCGGCGTCCGCGTCTTCGTTTCCGTGGGAACCGTCGCCGGGCGCGAACTCGCCGAAGCGCGGCTGCACGACCTGGCCGCACAGGTCTTCTACCTGCCCTTCGATTTTGTCTTCGCCCTCCGGCGCGTGCTCCGCCAGATCCGCCCTACCGTGCTCGTCGTGATGGAGACCGAGATATGGCCCAACCTGTGGCGGGAATCGGCCCGCGCCGGCGCGAAAGTGCTTGTAGTCAACGGACGGATTTCCGACAAAGCCTTCGCCCGCTACCGGCCGCTGGCGCCGCTGCTCGGGTCCGTGCTGGCGATTCCGGAGCGTATCCTGGTGCAAACCGAAATCGCCCGGAAGCGCTTCGTCGCTCTCGGCGCGCCGGACGAGAAGGTCGTGCACGGCGGCAATCTCAAGTACGACTTCTCCGCCGGCGACAATCACCCTGCGCCTGATCTCGCCGCCTGGATCACCGCCCAACCGGCCACCAAGGTGTGGATCGCCGCCTCCACCATGCCGCCTCGGCAGCCCTCCGACCCCGACGAGGACGACGTGGTGATCGACGCGTTTGAGGCTATCGCGCCCCGGTTTCCGAAGCTCCTGCTAGTCCTCGTCCCCAGAAAGCCCGAGCGTTTCGACGCCGCGGCCGCCCGGCTGGCCGCCCGTGGAATCCCGTTCACCCGCCGCACGGCGCTCTTCCCCGGCTCGGCGCCGCCCCGCCTGCCCTCGGTCCTGCTGCTCGATACCATCGGGGAACTGGCGGCTCTGTTCCGGCTGGCGCACGTCGTGTTCATGGGCGGCACGCTCGTTGACCGGGGCGGACACAACCTGCTCGAACCGGCCTTCTTTGAAGCGCCTGTGATTTCCGGAAAACATCTGGAGAATTTTCCGGAAATTGCTTCTGAGTTTCGTGCCGCCGAGGCCTTCGTCGAGATCGATTCTCCGTCCGCCCTCGCTCCCGCGGCCGCCGGACTGCTGGCGGACCCGACTCGCGCCAAGATCATCGGCGCGCGCGCCGGCAAGATCGCCCACGCCAATGCCGGAGCCGCCGCCCGGGCCGCCGCCGAAGCGCTCCGCCTGCTGGACCTCTCCGTGCCCGCTCCGCCCCCGCCCCTTTGGCGCCGGCTCGCCCTGGAGCCCTTTTCGTGGATATGGCGCGCCGGAGTCGCCCTGGACCGCGCCGTCAGCCGCAAGCATCGCCTGCCGCGACCGGTGATCTCCGTGGGCGGCCTCTCCATGGGCGGATCGGGCAAGACTCCGTTTGCCATCTTCGCCGCGTGGATGCTCCGGCGCGCCGGCAAGGAACCCGCGATCCTTACTCGCGGGTACCGGCGGGAATCGACAGACGGGGTTGTTCTCCAGCCGGGTGAGCCGTTTGACTCGGCCGCCACCGGCGACGAAGCCGCTCTGCTGCTGCTTTCCATGGCTGGTCCGGTGGCCATCGGGGCGGACCGCGCCGCGCTCGCCCGCCGCATCCTCGCCGCCAACCCGTCTGAAAACATTGTCTTCCTGCTCGACGACGGATTCCAGCACTGGCCCCTGCACCGCGACAACGATGTCGTCCTCATCGATACGCTGGACCCGTTGGCCGGAGGGCTGTTCCCGCTCGGGCGCCTTCGCGAAACGCCCTCCGCCATGCGCCGCGCCACCGCCGTCGTGCTCACACGTTGCCGCCCGGGCCGCTCCTACACCGGTCTCCGTGAACTGATCCGCGGGTTGAACCCCAAGATCCCGGTCTTCCTTTCCTCGATCGTCCCGCTCGCCTGGGTGCACGCCGAGACCGGACAACGCGCTGCCCCCGACTCCCTTCGCGGCGAACCGGCCCTCGCCTTTTGCGGACTTGGCAATCCAGCCGCCTTCCGCCTCTCGCTGGCGGAAACCGGCATCGGCGTCGCCGCATGGCGGGTGTTTCCGGATCACCATCGCTATTCGAGCCAGGAATTGGAAGCCCTCGCCCAGGCCGCCCGACTGAATGATGCCCCGCGCCTTGTGACCACCGCCAAGGACGTGGCGAATCTTCCGTCCGGTTGGCTGGCTCACTTCGACGGATTGGAACTGCTTTGGCTCGACGTGGAACTCCGTGTTGAAAACGACGAGTCGTTACAAAATTTACTGCTATACTAA
- a CDS encoding 4-hydroxy-3-methylbut-2-enyl diphosphate reductase, producing MPAASTPENRASGKRVILVTPRGFCAGVVRAIDVVRIALDTFQPPIYVRKEIVHNRHVVEELRALGAIFVEELAEVPPGSRVIFSAHGVSPQVRAEAKDRSLNVIDATCPLVTKVHLEAIRFARQGYTVLLIGHRDHDEVVGTLGEAPQATLVVSDEAEAERVEVPDSARVCYLTQTTLSLDETAGIIEILKRRFPLLQGPPSQDICYATQNRQVAVKEIAARGQLLLVVGSQNSSNSRRMVEVSRLSGTAAHLVDDERDIHPDWLDGAETVIVTAGASAPETLVERVVEWLRENGFPELEEAVIKEEDVRFSLPANLQNAARLTQIASV from the coding sequence ATGCCTGCAGCTTCTACGCCCGAGAATCGGGCGTCCGGCAAGCGGGTGATTCTGGTCACCCCACGCGGCTTCTGCGCTGGAGTCGTCCGGGCGATTGACGTCGTCCGGATCGCGCTCGATACGTTTCAGCCGCCCATCTACGTGCGCAAGGAAATCGTTCACAACCGCCATGTGGTGGAAGAACTACGGGCGTTGGGAGCGATCTTCGTCGAGGAACTCGCCGAAGTGCCCCCAGGATCGCGCGTCATCTTCAGCGCTCACGGCGTTTCGCCCCAGGTTCGGGCCGAGGCGAAAGATCGGTCGCTGAACGTCATCGACGCCACCTGTCCACTGGTCACGAAGGTCCACCTCGAAGCGATCCGGTTCGCGCGGCAGGGCTACACGGTCCTGTTGATCGGCCACCGGGACCACGATGAGGTGGTGGGCACGCTCGGCGAGGCGCCCCAGGCCACTCTCGTCGTGTCCGACGAGGCCGAAGCCGAGCGCGTCGAGGTGCCGGACTCCGCCCGCGTCTGCTATCTCACCCAGACCACGCTCAGCCTGGACGAAACCGCCGGCATCATCGAAATCCTGAAGCGCCGGTTTCCGCTTCTCCAGGGTCCGCCCTCGCAGGATATCTGCTACGCCACCCAGAACCGCCAGGTAGCCGTGAAGGAGATCGCCGCCCGCGGTCAACTCCTGCTGGTGGTGGGTTCGCAGAACAGCTCCAACTCGCGCCGCATGGTGGAGGTCTCGCGACTCTCGGGCACCGCCGCCCACCTCGTCGACGACGAGCGCGACATCCACCCCGATTGGCTCGATGGCGCCGAAACGGTGATCGTCACCGCGGGCGCATCGGCGCCGGAAACCCTCGTGGAGCGCGTAGTGGAGTGGCTTCGCGAGAACGGCTTCCCCGAACTCGAAGAAGCCGTCATCAAGGAAGAAGACGTGCGATTCTCCCTGCCCGCCAACCTGCAGAACGCCGCGCGGCTCACGCAGATCGCTTCTGTATGA
- the shc gene encoding squalene--hopene cyclase: MSTGLQLADALSVGCIRAIDKASRALAGRQHEDGYWWGDLTADATLEADFVLMELWLDKPGSGVWKPREPRRIEAAVRSILVRQLPDGGFSIYPGGPSDISASVKAYFALKVTGMPAEDPRMCRLRERILALGGIQAANSYVKINLSLFDLYPRQYAPVVPPEIMLMRGVIYEMSSWTRAIVIPLSIVQTAPPRPVPAGFHLDELFKAGVPLEFPNPDGLISWRNFFLSLDRAYKFLNRHPLGAIRNRAIAKAEKWMLAHTRQSDGLGAIYPPMMYALMAFDHLGYAQDHPEVREARRQFDRLLVDDGERFFFQPCFSPVWDTAIAAHALGETRPDPGGCVDRALGRCASWLLEKEVRTSGDWAVKRPGVEPSGWYFEFANEFYPDIDDSAMVLLALQHARSSEIGAQEACVARAIRWLVAMQSEDGGWAAFDADNDWQFLNHVPFADHNAMLDPTCPDITGRVLEALCVHGLTRGHQAVRRGAEYLMRTQESDGSWYGRWGVDYIYGTFLALRGLRAAGEDAREAHILRAGEWLRSVQNPDGGWGESCESYDKSFFVPAPSTASQTAWAVLGLIASGDTRSESVRRGVEYLVETQDSQGCWHEEAATGTGFPRVFYLRYHMYRDSFPLLALATWIRRQGGAH, encoded by the coding sequence ATGAGTACCGGCCTACAACTCGCGGACGCGCTTTCGGTCGGCTGTATCCGGGCCATCGACAAGGCCTCCCGCGCCCTCGCCGGCCGCCAGCACGAGGACGGCTATTGGTGGGGCGACCTCACCGCCGACGCAACCCTCGAGGCCGACTTCGTCCTCATGGAGCTCTGGCTGGACAAGCCGGGTTCCGGCGTCTGGAAGCCGCGGGAGCCCAGGCGCATCGAAGCGGCCGTCCGCTCCATCCTCGTCCGCCAGCTTCCCGACGGTGGTTTCAGCATTTATCCCGGCGGGCCCAGCGATATCAGCGCCAGCGTGAAGGCCTACTTCGCGCTGAAAGTAACGGGCATGCCGGCCGAAGACCCTCGCATGTGCCGCCTGCGGGAACGCATCCTCGCGCTCGGCGGAATCCAGGCCGCCAATAGTTACGTCAAGATCAACCTCAGCCTGTTCGATCTCTACCCGCGCCAATATGCGCCGGTGGTTCCGCCCGAGATCATGCTGATGCGCGGGGTGATCTACGAGATGTCTTCCTGGACGCGCGCGATCGTCATCCCGCTGTCGATCGTGCAGACCGCGCCGCCGCGGCCAGTGCCGGCCGGCTTCCACCTTGACGAACTGTTCAAAGCCGGCGTGCCGCTCGAGTTCCCGAATCCCGACGGGCTCATCTCGTGGCGTAACTTCTTCCTCTCGCTTGACCGCGCCTACAAGTTCCTCAACCGCCATCCGCTGGGCGCGATCCGCAATCGCGCCATCGCCAAAGCCGAGAAGTGGATGCTGGCGCATACCAGGCAATCCGACGGTCTGGGCGCCATCTATCCGCCGATGATGTACGCCCTCATGGCGTTCGATCACCTCGGCTACGCCCAGGACCACCCTGAAGTCCGCGAGGCCCGCCGGCAGTTTGATCGTCTGCTGGTGGACGACGGCGAGCGCTTCTTCTTTCAGCCCTGCTTCTCACCGGTTTGGGATACCGCCATCGCGGCGCACGCGCTCGGCGAGACGCGCCCCGATCCGGGTGGATGCGTGGACCGGGCGCTCGGCCGCTGCGCTTCGTGGCTACTCGAAAAAGAAGTCCGTACCAGCGGCGACTGGGCCGTGAAACGTCCGGGCGTCGAACCCTCCGGCTGGTACTTCGAATTCGCCAACGAGTTCTATCCCGACATCGACGATTCGGCGATGGTGCTGCTGGCGCTGCAGCACGCCCGCTCCAGTGAGATCGGAGCGCAGGAGGCGTGCGTGGCGCGCGCCATTCGCTGGCTGGTGGCGATGCAATCGGAAGACGGCGGCTGGGCCGCCTTCGACGCCGACAACGACTGGCAGTTCCTCAACCACGTCCCCTTCGCCGATCACAACGCGATGCTGGACCCGACGTGCCCCGACATCACCGGGCGCGTCCTCGAAGCGCTCTGCGTCCACGGGCTCACGCGCGGCCACCAGGCCGTGCGGCGCGGCGCCGAATACCTCATGCGGACCCAGGAGTCGGACGGCTCCTGGTACGGGCGTTGGGGCGTCGACTACATCTACGGCACGTTCCTCGCGCTGCGTGGACTTCGCGCCGCCGGCGAAGACGCCCGCGAAGCGCACATCCTTCGCGCCGGCGAATGGCTCCGGTCCGTGCAGAATCCCGATGGCGGCTGGGGCGAGAGCTGCGAGAGCTACGACAAAAGCTTCTTCGTTCCCGCGCCGAGCACGGCCTCGCAAACCGCCTGGGCGGTGCTCGGGTTGATCGCTTCGGGCGACACGCGTTCGGAGAGCGTCCGCCGCGGCGTCGAGTATCTGGTGGAGACGCAGGATTCGCAGGGTTGCTGGCATGAGGAAGCGGCCACCGGCACCGGCTTCCCGCGCGTGTTCTATCTCCGCTACCACATGTATCGAGACTCGTTCCCGTTGCTTGCGCTGGCTACCTGGATCCGCCGGCAAGGAGGCGCGCATTGA
- the hpnH gene encoding adenosyl-hopene transferase HpnH, translated as MRFPLSMTAGLAGYIARNKFRPRPEWQIDKSAHQDSANPFKILHGSVKGGVRRKHPMIERRFPIVLMLEPLHACNLTCTGCGRIREYENSITETLSLEQCLAAVDECGAPVVSICGGEPMLYPKLPELVRETLARNRHIYLCTNGMFMRKKLDSYKPDPRLFFNVHLDGMEKTHDLCVERDGVFREAIEGIKAAKAAGFKVCTNTTVYQQTDMNELAELFAFLEPFDLDGHMLSPAYGYSAVDDREIFMTRDDIHDKFAGIDKLAKRYKLNSTPVYLDFLKGERDLPCTAWGNPTYNVKGWKGPCYLITDAHYRTFEELMTRTDWESYGEGNDPRCEHCMVHCGYEPSAALGINGKLSDGFRMLEWVLR; from the coding sequence TTGAGATTTCCCCTTTCGATGACGGCCGGCCTCGCCGGCTACATCGCGCGCAACAAGTTCCGGCCGCGCCCGGAATGGCAAATCGACAAATCCGCGCATCAGGATTCGGCGAACCCGTTCAAGATTCTCCACGGCTCGGTCAAAGGGGGAGTGCGGCGCAAACATCCGATGATCGAGCGGCGGTTCCCCATCGTGCTGATGCTCGAGCCGCTCCATGCCTGCAACCTCACCTGCACCGGCTGCGGCCGCATCCGCGAGTACGAAAACAGCATCACGGAGACGCTGTCCCTCGAACAATGTCTGGCCGCGGTCGACGAGTGCGGCGCGCCCGTCGTCTCAATCTGCGGCGGCGAGCCGATGCTCTATCCCAAGCTGCCGGAACTGGTGCGTGAGACTCTCGCTCGCAACCGCCACATCTACCTCTGCACCAACGGCATGTTCATGCGGAAGAAGCTCGACTCCTACAAGCCGGATCCGCGCCTGTTCTTCAACGTCCATCTTGACGGCATGGAGAAAACGCACGACCTGTGCGTCGAGCGTGACGGCGTCTTCCGCGAGGCGATCGAAGGCATCAAGGCCGCCAAGGCGGCCGGCTTCAAGGTCTGCACGAACACGACCGTCTATCAGCAGACCGACATGAATGAACTCGCCGAGCTGTTCGCCTTCCTCGAACCGTTCGATCTCGACGGCCACATGCTGTCGCCCGCCTACGGCTATTCGGCCGTCGACGATCGCGAGATATTCATGACGCGGGACGACATTCACGACAAGTTCGCCGGGATCGACAAACTGGCAAAACGATACAAGCTGAACTCCACGCCCGTTTATCTCGACTTCCTCAAGGGCGAGCGCGATCTGCCGTGCACCGCCTGGGGCAACCCCACTTACAACGTCAAGGGCTGGAAAGGCCCCTGCTACCTGATCACCGACGCCCACTACCGGACGTTCGAAGAACTCATGACCCGCACGGACTGGGAGTCCTACGGCGAGGGGAACGACCCGCGCTGCGAGCACTGCATGGTCCACTGCGGATACGAACCATCGGCCGCACTCGGCATCAACGGCAAGCTCTCCGACGGCTTCCGGATGCTCGAATGGGTGCTGCGGTAG
- a CDS encoding tetratricopeptide repeat protein yields the protein MSRIDTLRSLLEQDPANSRFRYMLAMETVNAGDLESAAGVFADLLERDPDYGAGYFHGGQTLEKLGRMDEARAVYRRGIEATARTGDGHTRGELQGALDMLGG from the coding sequence ATGAGCCGAATCGATACGCTGCGATCGTTACTCGAACAGGACCCCGCGAATTCCCGCTTTCGCTACATGCTCGCCATGGAGACGGTGAACGCGGGCGACCTCGAGTCCGCCGCCGGGGTGTTCGCCGACCTGCTCGAGCGCGACCCGGACTACGGGGCCGGCTACTTCCACGGCGGGCAGACGCTCGAGAAACTGGGGCGCATGGATGAGGCACGCGCGGTATACCGGCGCGGGATCGAGGCCACGGCGCGGACCGGTGACGGGCACACTCGCGGCGAATTGCAGGGCGCCCTCGATATGCTTGGCGGGTAA